The DNA sequence GTGGACTATTTGAAAGAATAATTGAACAGAAGCTTTTATTCTTGTTATAATAGAGAGCAGTGTATTGCACGGAAGCAGGATGTAGGAGTGATATAATAATGAAACCAGAACAAAGAATTGAAAGACGTGATCGAATACGCAACTTTTCAATCATAGCCCATATTGACCACGGGAAATCAACGCTCGCTGATAGAATTTTGGAAAAAACGAGTGCACTGACTTCCAGAGAAATGCAGGATCAAATGCTCGATGCAATGGACTTGGAAAGGGAACGAGGTATTACTATAAAGCTGAATGCCGTCCAGCTCAATTATAAAGCGGCTGATGGAGAAACATATATTTTCCACCTTATCGACACTCCAGGTCACGTCGATTTTGCCTACGAGGTTTCCCGAAGTCTGGCTGCCTGCGAAGGAGCTCTGCTCATTGTCGACGCTGCTCAGGGTATAGAAGCCCAGACACTGGCAAACGTTTACTTAGCTTTGGATAACGACCTGGAGATACTCCCAATTATTAATAAAATCGACCTTCCAAGTGCTGAACCGGACCGGGTAAGGCAGGAAGTGGAGGACGTCATTGGGCTTCCGGGAGAAGATTGTATTCCGGCTTCAGCTAAATCCGGAATAGGAATTGATGAAATTCTGGAAGCGGTAGTTAAAAAAGTACCCGCACCTTCTGGGGATCCGGAAGCACCGCTTAAAGCAATGATTTTTGACTCCATCTACGATCCATACCGAGGAGTTATTGTATACATCCGAATTATGGAAGGTACAGTAAAAAAAGGCGAAAAAATTAAAATGATGGCTAACGAGAAGCAGTTCGAGGTTCAGGAAATTGGAGTATTCACTCCTAAACCTGTGCAGCAGAAGGAACTGACTGTAGGGGACGTCGGTTACATGATTGCATCCATTAAAAATGTGGGGGACAGCCAGGTGGGGGATACAGTCACCCATGCAGCAAAACCGACTGCTGATCCGATGCCGGGTTACCGTAAATTAAATCCAATGGTTTTCTGCGGAATGTATCCGGTAGACACCAATCACTATGTCGCCCTTCGTGAAGCTCTGGAAAAGCTTGAACTCAACGATTCAGCTCTCCAATTTGAGGCGGAAACGTCCCAGGCGCTCGGATTCGGATTCCGCAGCGGCTTTCTCGGACTGCTCCACATGGAGATTATTCAGGAACGGATTGAAAGAGAATTTGGAATTGATCTCATCACTACAGCACCAAGTGTTGTGTATGAAGTAACAAAAACTGACGAATCTGTCCTGGAAATAGATAATCCTTCGGAAATGCCGGATGCTCAGCAGGTTGAAACTGTTCGTGAGCCATATGTAAAAGCAGAAGTCATGGTCCCGAACGATTATGTAGGAGCCGTCATGGAACTCTGTCAAAAGAAACGCGGCGATTACCTTGACATGAAATACCTGGATGCCAATCGAGTCAATATCATTTATGAAATCCCGCTCTCAGAAATCGTTTACGACTTCTTTGATACACTTAAATCAAGTACAAAGGGATATGCTTCTTTTGATTATGAAATTATAGGTTACAAAGAGAGTAATCTGGTGAAAATGGACATTTTATTAAATGGGGAAACGGTCGACGCTCTATCGATTATTGTTCATCGGGATTCAGCTTATGAAAGAGGTAAAATTATAGTCGAAAAGCTCAAAAACCTCATCCCTCGCCAGCAGTTTGAAGTGCCGGTACAGGCCAGTATCGGTCAGAAGATTATAGCAAGATCGACCATTAAAGCTATGCGTAAAAACGTACTTGCAAAATGTTACGGGGGTGACGTTTCCCGAAAACGTAAACTTCTTGAAAAGCAGAAAGAAGGAAAAAAGCGTATGAAGAGTGTAGGGAATGTGGAAGTTCCTCAGGAAGCCTTCATGTCTGTATTAAGTATGGATGAAAATAAATAAACAGAAAAGAGGTGGCGGTGTCACCTCTTTTGTGTGTTTTCTTAAAGGAAAGGATAATGATTTATGCGAAAGTCTCTTTATATACACGTTCCTTTTTGCGAGCAGATCTGTCATTACTGTGATTTCAATAAGTTTTTCCTCCAGAACCAGCCTGTAGATGAATACCTGGATTTATGCATGGAGGAAATGGAGAAAACCGTTAAAACACATCCGCAGACGGAACTTATCGAAACGATCTATATTGGCGGAGGTACGCCAACTGCTCTATCTACTGAGCAGCTGAAGCGACTTCTGGAAGCTGTTCCGAAATATTTTCAGCTTACTGATCAGGTAGAATGGACGGTAGAAGTAAATCCTGGAAGTGCTGACCGGGAAAAGTTTGAGATGATGAAAAACGCCGGCGTTAACCGGCTCAGTATTGGAGCTCAGACATTCGATCCGGAGCTTTTAAAAACAATTAACCGGGACCATGGAACAGGAGAGGCGGAGCATACGGTTAAGCTGGCCCAGGAATCCGGTATTCCCAACTTGTCGATTGACATGATGTTCGGCCTTCCGGGCCAGACGATGAAGCAGTGGAAAGATTCTCTTCAAAAGGCTGCAGAACTCGATATTTCGCATATAAGTGCTTATTCCTTGAAGATTGAACCGAAAACGGTTTTTTATCAGATGTGGAATAAAGGTCGTTTACAACTCCCGGAACAGGAGCTGGAAGCTGAGATGTATACGTATATGCTCACTTTTTTAAAGAAACATGGTTTTACAGCTTATGAAATCAGCAATTTTTCAAAACATGGTTTAGAAAGCATGCATAATCTTGCTTATTGGAATAACGATGAGTATTACGGGATTGGGGCGGGTGCACACAGTTATGTAGATGGTATGAGAAACAGAAATCACGGTCCTCTCCCAAAATACATGAAAGCTGTCAAAAACGAAGAACTCCCCTATCTGGAAAAGCATAAAGTAACAAAAGAAGAAAAAATGGAAGAAGAAATGTTTATGGGACTGCGGAAACGGTTAGGAGTGTCTAAGGAGCAGTTCTACCGCCGTTATAACCGTGGAATAGAGGAAGTCTTTCCTGGAGTAGTTGAACATCTGAAAAACAAACTCCTGCTTCAGGAAATGGATGATAGGATAATGCTTACAGAGGAAGGCCTGCTTCTCGGGAACGAAGTGTTTGAAAAATTTCTGTTTACCGCAGAGGAAATATAAGAAAATTTGCGCCCTTCCGTTGACAAACTAAAACCTTCTTTGGTACTTTATATAATAGATTTAGCACTCGGAGGAAGGGAGTGCTAACAGGAGGGGTGAAGATGTTAACAGAGAGGCAGCTTTATATTTTAAAAGCGATTGTTGATGATTACATCACGAATGCAGAACCAGTCGGCTCCCGGACAGTGTCGAAAAGGGCAGATATGAATTTCAGCCCGGCCACGATACGCAACGAAATGTCGGATTTAGAAGAGCTTGGATTTTTGGAAAAACCACATAGCTCTGCCGGAAGAATCCCTTCACAGAAAGGTTATCGCTATTATGTCGATCATCTTCTTTCTCCGAAACAGCTGTCGAGCAAGGATGTTACAAATATCCGTTCTCAGCTGGCTGTGAAATTTCATGAGTCAGAACAGGTGATACAGCATTCAGCAAAAATATTATCACACCTTACCTCTTATACATCGATAGTGCTCGGCCCTGAAGTTTTTGAATCAAAACTGCGGCAGATTCAGCTGATACCCATTTCCGGTGATCAGGCTGTCGTTATTATCGTGACCGATTCCGGTCACGTGGAAAACCAAACAGTTCATTTCCCTGGCAACGTTTCCGGGTCGGATGTGGAAAAAGTAGTTAATATCCTTAACGACCGCCTGCGTGGGGTTCCTATTTTTCAGCTGCAGCAAAAGTTATCCCAGGAAATTTCAGCAGTGCTTAAAAAGCACGTTTCTAAATACGAAACGATGCTTTCGGCATTAACGGATGTTTTTCGTGATCAGCAGCAGGAAAAAGTTTATTACGGTGGGAAAACAAATATTTTAAGCCAGCCTGAGTTTAATGACGTGGAGCGGGTGCGCAGTATTCTGAATATTTTCGAAGAAGATGCTCTTGTTTCGAGGCTGATCAGATCTGAAGATGAGGGCTTAACAATTCGGATCGGAGAAGAAAATGATTTTAAGCCGTTTGATGATCTATCTATCGTCACCGCTACGTATACGCTGGAAGGAAAGTATGTTGGAACAATTGGACTTCTTGGTCCCACCAGGATGGAGTATCCGAGGGTAATAAGCTTAATGGAGTATTTTTCAAAAGATATGTCAGAACTTCTGAGCAGAAAAGACAGAAGCTGACTAGTTGAAGGAGGTGAAAGCAGTGTCAAAAAGAAATAATGATGATGTGCAGGATCTGGAAACAGAAGAAGCTTCAGCTGCTGAGACAGCGGAAGAAACCACTGAATTGGAAGAGGAAGCTTCTGTAGAAGAAACTGAAATTGATCAGCTGAAACAGCAGGTGCAGGATCTGGAAGACCGGCTCCTAAGGCTGCAGGCTGAATACGATAACTTCCGCCGGAGGACAAAGAAAGAAAAAGAGTCCGCGGCTAAATATAAATCTCAGAGTCTTGCGGAAAGCCTGCTCCCCGCTCTGGATAACTTTGAGCGGGCGCTGATGATCAATCCTGAAACAGAAGAAGCAAAAAGTCTGCTTCAGGGAATGAAAATGGTTCATAATCAGCTCTCTGAAGCACTCCAGTCCGAGGAAATAGAAATTATGGAAACAGTTGGGCAGCCATTTGATCCGCATATGCATGAAGCAGTAATGCAGGTTGAATCAGATGAATACGATTCAAATATAATCGTCGAAGAACTGCAGAAAGGCTATCTTTTAAAAGATAAAGTAATCAGACCAGCAATGGTTAAAGTAAGTTCATAATCATTTCAAGGAGGAATTTTGCCATGAGTAAAGTAATAGGTATCGACTTAGGAACAACGAATTCATGTGTAGCCGTAATGGAAGGCGGCGAAGCAACAGTTATTGCAAACGCTGAAGGAGCTCGTACAACCCCTTCCGTCGTTTCATTTAAAGATGGTGAACGTCAGGTTGGGGAAGTGGCAAAGCGTCAGATGATCACAAACCCTAATACAATCACATCAATTAAACGGCACATGGGAACAAATCATAAAGAAGAAGCAGAGGGGAAACAATATACTCCTCAGGAAATTTCTGCGATTATTCTTCAGAAACTTAAAGCAGATGCTGAAGCATATCTCGGAGAAACGGTTACAAAAGCTGTCATTACAGTTCCTGCGTACTTTAACGATTCTCAGCGCCAGGCAACTAAAGATGCCGGTAAAATTGCAGGACTTGAAGTAGAGCGTATTGTTAACGAACCTACGGCTGCAGCTCTTGCCTACGGTTTGGAAAAAGAAGAAGATCAGACTATTCTCGTATATGACCTTGGTGGAGGTACCTTTGATGTTTCCATTCTTGAACTAGGTGATGGATTTTTCGAGGTTAAGTCTACGTCCGGAGACAATAAACTCGGCGGGGACGACTTTGACCAGGTGGTTATTGATCATCTGGTAGCTGAATTCAAAAAAGAAAATGGTGTTGATCTCAGCCAGGACAAAATGGCTCTGCAGCGTTTGAAAGATGCAGCGGAAAAAGCAAAGAAAGATCTTTCCGGCGTTTCCCAGACACAAATCAGCCTGCCGTTCATAACTGCTGATCAATCTGGACCTAAGCATATGGAGATGAACCTTACTCGTGCCAAGTTTGATGATCTTACATCCCACCTTGTTGAACGTACAATGGGACCTGCTCGTCAGGCATTAAAAGATGCTGGCCTTTCAGCTGACGAAGTGGACAAGGTAGTACTCGTTGGTGGTTCCACTCGAATTCCAGCTGTTCAGGAAGCAATTAAAAAGGTAACAGGCAAAGATGCTCATAAAGGTGTTAATCCGGATGAAGTTGTAGCTCTCGGTGCTGCTATTCAGGCGGGAGTTTTGACAGGCGATGTAAAAGATGTCGTACTTCTTGACGTAACTCCGCTGTCCCTCGGTATTGAAACAATGGGCGGCGTCTTCACAAAACTTATTGAACGAAATACAACGATTCCAACTTCCAAGTCCCAGACATTTTCAACTGCGGCAGACAACCAGCCGTCCGTTGATATTCATGTACTTCAGGGAGAGCGTGAAATGGCTGCAAACAACAAAACGCTCGGCCGTTTCCAGCTGAACGATATTCCACCGGCGCCAAGAGGAGTACCGCAGATTGAAGTATCATTTGACATTGATGCCAACGGAATCGTAAACGTACGTGCAAAAGATCTAGGCACTAATAAAGAACAGTCCATTACCATTACTTCCAGCTCCGGCCTTTCGGATGAAGAAGTAGAACAGATGGTAAAAGATGCAGAAGAAAATGCGGAAGCAGATAAGCAGCGACGTGAAGAAGTTGATACACGCAACGAAGCGGATCAGCTTGTTTTCCAGACAGAAAAAACACTTAAAGATCTCGGAGAAAACGTAGAAGAATCAGAAAAAGAAAAAGCGGAAACTGCAAAGGAAAAACTGAAGACAGCCCTCGAAGGTGAGGACATGGAAGCCATTAAAACAGCAAAAGATGAGCTTCAGGAAATTGTTACCCAGCTTACTACGAAAATGTATGAGCAGGCCGCTCAGCAGCAGCAGGCAGAAGGCCAGGGTGCTGAACAGCAGGACGATGATGTAGTTGACGCAGATTATGAAGAAGTTAATGACGATAAGAAAGAGTAAGTGAATCAAAGTCAAAGTCAGGTTTTCTTGGCTTTGACTTTTTTCACGGGGACATACCTTTACTGGATGAAATCCAGATGATAAGATATCCGTTATGGAGAAAAATCGGGAGTGGTTAATATGAGTAAGCGAGATTATTATGATGTGCTCGGCGTCGAAAAAGGCGCAGAAGATGCTGAAATAAAAAAAGCATACCGGAAGCTGGCAAGAAAATATCATCCGGACGTTAACAAAGAAGCGGATGCTGAAGAAAAATTTAAAGAAGTTAAAGAAGCATATGATACATTGAGTGACAGCAATAAACGTGCTCAGTATGATCAATTTGGCCATACGGATCCAAACCAGGGATTTGGCGGAGCAGGAGCTGGTGACTTTGGCGGCTTCAGCGATATTTTTGACATGTTTTTCGGCGGCGGCGGAAGACGTCGTGATCCTAATGCGCCTCGACAAGGTTCTGATTTGCAGTACACGATGACGCTTGAATTTAAAGAAGCAGTTTTCGGCAAGGAAACTGATATTGAAATCCCTCGTGAAGAGGAATGTACCACATGTGATGGGAGCGGGGCGAAGCCGGGAACAAAACCGGAAACCTGTCAGCAGTGTGGAGGTGCAGGTCAGCTTAATGTGGAGCAGAACACACCTTTCGGCCGCGTTGTAAACCGACGCGTCTGTGACCGCTGTGAAGGTACCGGCCAGCAGGTGAAAGACAAGTGTCAAACATGTGACGGCAGAGGAAAAGTGAAAAAGCGTAAAAAGATTCATATTAACATTCCGGCAGGCGTTGATACCGGCCAGCAGATTCGGGTGGCCGGACAGGGAGAGCCAGGGGTGAATGGTGGACCTCCAGGCGATCTGTACGTGGTGTTTAATGTGAAAGAGCATGAATTTTTCCATCGGGATGGAGACGATATCTTCTGCGATATGCCGATAACTTTCGTTCAGTCTGCACTTGGTGATGAAATTGAAGTCCCTACATTGGAAGGAAAAGTTAAGTTGAAAGTTCCGGCTGGTACCCAGACGGGGACAGATTTCCGTCTCCGCGGCAAAGGAGCACCAAACGTACGAGGATTTGGACAGGGTGATCAGCATATTCGTGTGAAAATTATTACACCGAAAAAGCTCAGTGAGCGTCAAAAAGAAATTCTGCGGGAATTTTCTGAAGAAAGCGGTACGGAAGCACCGGATGAACAAAGTCAGAATTTCTTTGCGAAAGTAAAGAGAGCTTTTAAAAGCTTCGGCGAATAGAACAACAGGGAGTTGGAAAAAACATGAAATGGTCTGAGATCTGTATTCACACCACGCAGGAGGCTGTAGAACCGGTCAGTCACATTTTGCATGAAGCAGGAGCGGGGGGAGTCGTAATAGAAGACCGCGCTGACCTTTACCGGGAAAGAGAAACAAAATTCGGAGAAATATTTCAGCTTTCTGCTGATGATTATCCAGAAGAAGGGGTATTATTAAAAGCATACCTTCCCTTAAATAGTTTTTTAGGCGATACGGTGGAAGAGATTAAACAGGCCATTTCCCAGCTTCAGCAATATAATATTGACCTCGGTGCTCATGAAGTAACTCTTAATGAAGTGGATGAAGAAGAGTGGGCTACCGCATGGAAAAAATACTACAAGCCGGTCAAAGTAGGAGAGAGGATCACCATTGCTCCAAGCTGGGAAAATTACAAAGCAGTCGCCGATGAGGAAATTGTAGTTGAACTGGATCCGGGTATGGCTTTCGGTACCGGCACCCATCCTACTACTGTGCTTTGCATTCAGGCACTGGAAAAATATATAAAGGCCGGAGAGCGGGTCATCGATGTAGGAACAGGATCCGGAGTTCTTGCTATAGCAGCAGAAAAACTTGGGGCAGGTTCTGTGAATGCCATAGACCTGGACGAAGTAGCTGTTGAAGCTGCCGGCCGCAATGTGGAATGGAATAATTCCAGCCAGACGGTTTCTGTTTCGAAGGCCAATCTTCTCGATCATGTCAGCGGTACATATGATATGATAGTAGCAAATATTCTGGCTGAAGTTATTGTGGAAATGACCGATTCCGCCTACAAAGCAGTCCGTCCGGGAGGGTTGATTATTGTTTCCGGCATTATTAAAGCGAAGCGGGAAATGGTAAAAAGCTCCCTGATTCAAGCTGGATTTCTCATAACTGAAATTACAGAAATGGAAGACTGGACAGCAATAGCAGCTGCCAGGCCGGAAGAGGAATAAAAATGCAGAGATATTTTTTGGGAGACGACTGTTTCACAGAAACAGAAGCACACCTCGACGAAGAGTCAGCGAAACACGCTTTAAAAGTAATGAGAATGAGGGCAGGAGACGGCCTGATTGTATGTAACATGCAGGGAATCTGTTATACAGGTGAACTAACGGAGGAGAATTCTCCATCGGTAACTCTACTGCACCGGGAAAGGCAGGTTTCTGAGCTTCCTTTGAATGTTACGGTTGCTCAGGGAATGCCTAAAGCGGATAAGCTTGAGCACGTGATTCAAAAAGGAACTGAACTTGGCAGTGCTGCATTCATTCCGTTTTTTGCAGAACGTTCGATTGTAAAAATCGATGCAGCCAAAGCAGATAAAAAAACGGTTAGATGGCAGAAAATTGCCAAAGAAGCAGCTGAACAGTCGCACAGGCAAAGATGTCCAGTAGTGGAACCCCCTGTTTCTTTTCAATTCATATTAAAGAAGGCAGCGGAGTTTGATCATGTCATAGTTGCTTACGAGGAAGAAGCCAAAGCCGGGGAGACATCCCTTTTTTCTCAAGCTGTGAACAGGATGAACCCGAAAGAGAAAGTACTTTTAATAGTAGGTCCTGAAGGCGGACTTACAGAAGAAGAAACCGGCCAGCTTATAAAGGCAGGAGGAGTCAGCTGCGGTTTCGGGCCGAGAATATTACGGACTGAAACGGCTTCTTTGTTTGCGCTGGCTGTCTTCTCCTACCATTTTGAATTATCGAGGTGAAAAATATGCGGAAAGTCGCATTTCACACTTTAGGGTGTAAAGTAAATCATTATGAAACCGAGGCAATATGGCAGCTGTTTCAATCAGAGAATTATGAAAAAGTTGACTTCGACCAGACTTCGGATGTGTATGTCATTAATACATGTACAGTTACAAACACGGGAGATAAGAAAAGCCGGCAGGTAATCCGCCGGGCCATAAGAAAAAATCCAGATGCTGTGATCTGTGTCACAGGATGTTACGCGCAGACTTCTCCGGCAGAAATCATGGCAATACCCGGCGTAGACATCGTCGTCGGAACCCAGGACCGTCATAAAATGATTCCATATATAGAAGAGTTTCAAAACGAAAGAAAGCCTATTAATGGAGTAGGGAACATCATGAAAACCCGGGTTTATGAAGAACTTGATGTGCCGGCTTTTACTGACAGAACAAGAGCTTCTTTGAAAATACAGGAAGGCTGTAATAATTTTTGTACTTTCTGTATAATTCCCTGGGCGCGTGGACTGCTTCGTTCGAGAGATCCTGAAGAAGTTCTGAAACAGGCCAGACAGCTTGTGTATGCCGGCTATAAAGAAATTGTTTTAACAGGAATTCACACAGGCGGATACGGTGAGGACATGAAGGACTACAATCTTGCACGTCTGCTCGAAGAACTGGAGCAGGTGGAAGGATTAATGAGAATCCGTATATCTTCTATCGAAGGCAGCCAGATTACTGACGATGTCATCCGCGTAATTAATGATTCCCAAAAAATTGTCCGTCATCTGCATGTTCCGCTTCAGTCCGGTTCAGACACGGTTCTGAAAAGAATGCGGCGAAAGTACACAATGGATTTTTATAAAGAGCGGGTCCAAAAGCTTAAAGGAGCTCTGCCGGGACTTGCGGTCACATCTGATGTTATCGTCGGCTTTCCCGGGGAAACCGAAGAAGAGTTTCAGGAAACTTATCAGGCTGTCCGTGATGTCGGCTTTTCGGAACTTCACGTTTTTCCATATTCGAAACGCACAGGTACACCTGCTGCCCGAATGGAAAATCAAGTCGAGGATGCTGTGAAACATGAAAGAGTACGTAAACTAATTTCCTTATCCGATCAGCAGGCAAAAGAATATGCGTCCCGTTATGAGGGAGAAGTTCTGGAAATGATTCCTGAAGAAGAGGACAAAGAAGACAGCCGTCTGTTAATCGGATACACTGATAATTATATGAAAGTTAAAGTGGAGCTTGATCGTGCCTATATCGGCGAAATTGTTAAAGTGAAAATAACTCATTCAGGTTATCCTTATAACAAAGGCATGTTTGTAAAGGTCGAAAAAAGACCGGAAGCGAAAGTTTAATCACCTTTTTCCGCGAAATCAAATATTGACCTGTTCTTAAATTTCTTATATAATCTAATTATACATGCTCTCTGCATGTTTACTGGTTGTCCGGAGGGAGGGATACAGAATGGCAGAAACACGAGTTAGAAAAAATGAAAACCTTGATACTGCTCTTCGTCGTTTTAAGAAAACGATGTCTAAAGAGGGGACTTTAGCGGAGGTAAAAAAGCGTAAGCATTACGAAAAGCCTAGTATTCGCCGCAAGAAAAAGTCTGAAGCAGCTCGAAAGCGTAAATTCTAAGGAGAGGGTTGCCCGTGTCTTTATCGGTTCTCGATCAATTAAATCAGGACATGAAACAGGCAATGCGTGAGAAAGATAAGCAGCGTCTGTCCGTCATTCGTTCTGTAAAAGGTTCGATTCAGAACGAAACGATTAATCTCGGTCACGATCTCTCTGATGAAGAAGTGCTTACTGTACTGAACCGGGAAATGAAGCAGCGTCGCGAATCCCTCCATGAGTTTGAAAAAGCTGGTCGCAGCGATCTTGTTGCGAAAACGCAAGCGGAAATCGACGTTCTTGCTGATTATATGCCGGAACAGCTGTCAGATGAGGAACTGCAGAAGATTGTTGATGAGACGATTGCAGAAACCGGTGCCGTTTCTAAATCCGAAATGGGTAAAGTAATGGGAGCTGTCATGCCCAAAGTTAAAGGTCGGGCTGACGGTACGGCTGTGAGGCGTTTAGTCCAGCAATCACTGTCATAACAAATAAAAGTTAAAGCACAGGATATTCCTGTGCTTTTTTGATGTATGAAATAATAAAATCCGTTCGCCTTTTTTGATTATATTATTAGTAAATGTGAAACAGATGCATATTGAAATGAATGGAAGGGTATAG is a window from the Alkalicoccus halolimnae genome containing:
- the mtaB gene encoding tRNA (N(6)-L-threonylcarbamoyladenosine(37)-C(2))-methylthiotransferase MtaB translates to MRKVAFHTLGCKVNHYETEAIWQLFQSENYEKVDFDQTSDVYVINTCTVTNTGDKKSRQVIRRAIRKNPDAVICVTGCYAQTSPAEIMAIPGVDIVVGTQDRHKMIPYIEEFQNERKPINGVGNIMKTRVYEELDVPAFTDRTRASLKIQEGCNNFCTFCIIPWARGLLRSRDPEEVLKQARQLVYAGYKEIVLTGIHTGGYGEDMKDYNLARLLEELEQVEGLMRIRISSIEGSQITDDVIRVINDSQKIVRHLHVPLQSGSDTVLKRMRRKYTMDFYKERVQKLKGALPGLAVTSDVIVGFPGETEEEFQETYQAVRDVGFSELHVFPYSKRTGTPAARMENQVEDAVKHERVRKLISLSDQQAKEYASRYEGEVLEMIPEEEDKEDSRLLIGYTDNYMKVKVELDRAYIGEIVKVKITHSGYPYNKGMFVKVEKRPEAKV
- the rpsU gene encoding 30S ribosomal protein S21; the encoded protein is MAETRVRKNENLDTALRRFKKTMSKEGTLAEVKKRKHYEKPSIRRKKKSEAARKRKF
- a CDS encoding GatB/YqeY domain-containing protein → MSLSVLDQLNQDMKQAMREKDKQRLSVIRSVKGSIQNETINLGHDLSDEEVLTVLNREMKQRRESLHEFEKAGRSDLVAKTQAEIDVLADYMPEQLSDEELQKIVDETIAETGAVSKSEMGKVMGAVMPKVKGRADGTAVRRLVQQSLS